The genomic interval AGAGGGAGATCTGAAGGTTTACGGCACCAAGGTCGGGATTGGTAGCTGAGGCCTCCGCGAGTTTCTTGGCTTTGTTGAGGATCTCTTCAGCCTTCTCGGAGTAACCAAGATGTGTGTATTGATCCGCGAGGTTACTTTGCGCCTGGAGAAGCAAGTCCGTGGAGGAATCGGAGAGCTTGGACGCGATGTCGGCACATAATGTCAAAACCGATAACAAGAATTCGTCCTCGCCCCTGAGTCTTGCATACTCGGCAATGGAATTGAGCTGCCTAATGAGTCCCTCAGTGTCGCTAACCTTGGATAGGAGATCGTTTTTGGTCTGGCACTGGTTGACAATCGAACGCCAGATACTCGTTGACTCTTCGAAGTCGGCTGTACGCCATTCTGTCTCTGTTGCAACGAGTGCCAGTGTAGACGAGAGACCGGCCTCGAGGTCGGAGACGTACCCAGCTAGACCAGCGTCATCACCAAAGTTCCCGTCACGACAGAGCTGCAAAGCAGCCTCTGCCTGCTCTCGAAGGCTCTGAAATTCGCCTTTGTCGCCGATTGACATGGTAAGCAGTTGCAGCAACGTCCGAAGGCGGTGGACAGGAAAGCGATCGGGCGCGTAGATTCTCAAAAGAGCCTCGGTAACCGGGTCCTTAATGTCGTTAGGCTTGGGGTCGCTAGACGTGTTGAAGAGGATGAGTTGAATGATGCGCTCCAGGACCGCAGCCCGCTCAACATCCGCAAGGAAGAAAGTCCAATCATTCCACGATTGGTCGAGCTTGACCATTGTACCTATTGTCCTTGACAATGTCTCGGCCTTGACGCTGGCGCTCCAGGCCACTGCAGGTGAACTCTCAGCCAAAGATGCAGCCACCGTGGACAATACTCCGTCTTCAACCATGTTCGTGCAAATGAGCTTCAGTGCGTCGCGAGCATCGTTGACTCGACCAGCCTGCTTACAGAGGTCCGCAAAGTACTCGAGTTTCGCTGTTGTCTgcgccttctccttctcctcagaGGATCGGTCCTTGACACAGTCTACAGATCGTCTCAGAGCTCGAAGAGGAGTCTTATCTCCGGGTTTAGACTCGGCGTGGCGGCGATACCAGTTGAAGAACATGAAGTAGAGGTGCGAGAGTTTGACATGGTAGAGGTTTGAGGCGTCTGCCTTCGAGAGAGCGATACTCGCGTCGCCTACAAGGTCCAAGAGAATGAGACACTCTTGAAGTAGGCCGTCAAGCACTGTCCAGGTCATTTTGTTGTCGTCAAGTTGAGATTTGGCGACCATCAGGGCCGAGTCCAGGATTTGTGTTATCGAAGAAAGCAATAACTGTTTCCTCGACTCGTAGCGTACGTGATCTTTTGGGGAAGCGTCTTTCGTCGGCTGCTTCCCCAGCCATCGAAGGGCAAATCGGGGAAATTGGAGGACGAGGTCGTTGAGGAGTTTGTCTAAGCTTTGAGACTTATCCGTAAGTTTGCCAGCCAGGATTCCTACTGCCGACCTACGAGCAGCTGATAGATTAACCATGAGCTCCTCAAGTTCTGTGACGTCACCCTTCAGCGTCCCTTGGAGGGCGTCGTAAACTTCCTTCAAGTACGCAGACAAGGACTCCAGAGGTAAAGGTGTCTGTTTCCCGTATACAGCTACAAGCTGTGCGGCAACCGCGCAGCGCTTTGCGGGGGAATCGTTGACTGGGTCCAGAGTCGCCTTGATTTTCGAAATCCATTCGGCTGCTTCCGTGAAATGGCGAGCAGTCTGAGCCACCGTTCCCAGAGCCTGGTAAATCACAACGAGTGGTGATTTGGAAGCGACCTTCGGCTCCAGGCACTGACTCTTGACCATGGTGATGATGCGATCGAAAGCGTTGAGAGACTTGCGATATGCCCCGGCTGAGTCAGACTTGACCCTGCGAATATATGAGGTGATGCACCGAGAAAGTGGTGAAATGATGTCTTTGTCCACATCTGCCTTGTGGCCAGCCATGTGCCACCAATGCAGACGCGCCTCCAATCCCAGGGTTTGTAATTCCAGCGCAGTAGCCGGGGTGCAACTCAGACGGCAGTCCACGGCAACGTCATCGTCTTTGCTTGCCAAGCTCGGGGCTAGAGAGAGGAGAAGTTGTGAAAGGAGATCGAGCTGTCGCGCAGCCTTCGTCTTCGCTGAGGGGGACTCCTTGGCTGATTCCAGGAGGAGGTTGATCGGTGAAGTCGGATGGGAAGGGACCAAGAATGGCAACGCTGCTTCGATCGTTGCTGGTTTCTTATTTGCAGACATTAAGCGCAAGATCTGCATCTGAGTCGTGATAACCAGGCAAAGTGTCGGGCCGGAGAACTTGGCATCACCAAAGTCCAAGATTTCTGCGAGACCTTTGACTTTGGTGCTTGCCGCTGTTGTTTTAGCTGCTTTCGTCTTTGGTTTCGCTGAAGGGGCCATTGCGTCGATTCTTTGCCTCAAAAGCGTCAGCTCCCGCAGCGCATGCTCCTGGAGGTCTAGTCCGACGAGCTTGCCAACGAATGAAGATATCCCGCTCTCGAGTTGCAGGTCGGGCAGTTGCACTGCGCCAGAGGTATGAAGGGATCTCAAACACGCAAACGCAGCTCGGAGGCACTCTACCGTCGCAAGGCAAGTGACTGTGGGAATCGTCGTTGTCGCGCTTTTCGTGGGCTTCGGTGTTGTTGTGGGTGACGTCGAGGTTCTGTTGAGTGAACGTGGCTGCATCGGGGTCATGGGCATGGAGTTGGACCGCCTCAGGGGCCGTTTGTTTTGAGGCTTTCGCAAGTCATCGCCTGAATTTTGTCGTCGGCACGGGGTCGAAGGTTGGGTGGGAAGTGCAGGCTTGGATGCCTCGGTGAGTGATTTGAGGGCGACATTGATTATGTGCGCCGCCAGCGCGGCCTTCTCCTTTGTTGTCAGTTCCTCCTTTTTGCTCGCAGTCGCGGCCCCCCGTGCTGTGCCAGTGGCCTTCCCTCGTGTTGTCGTGGCCACTTTCTTCTTTTGCGCTGTCGATTGCGCCTCGGCCTCGGTCGCGAGAAGTTCTTTGAGTAGCACCGTGGTTGTTGATGTGCATGTTGCAGTCGATCCAGCCGCCGCCTTAACGGCGTCGACTTTGCTTTGTAACGTAGTCATTAGGTTGTATGTATCCGGGTCATAAGCGGCGTTTCGTCATGAAGTCTTTTTATTCATGAAGAGGAAATAGGAAGTGTTTCCTGATCCAAACATGGGCAAATGGCCGTTTGTAGGTAAAGGTAGTTTGATGTGTGACTTCATGCTAGTCCACAAAGGCCTGCAGCTGGCAGTTGTCAGGTCTCGCTAAACAATGCCCCGGGTCGTTGCCCGGAGCAACCGCAATCCCGGTTCGGTCCGTGCAGCAGGGACCATCGATGCACGGGCCATCCGGAATTTGAGAACCGCGAAAGGAGCACTCTCGAAGCTTTTTGACTCCTTCCAGAAGAACAACCATTTCGAACGCGACAGCACAGCGAAGACgacgtgtgtgtgtgttctTACAGAGGTCGattctccccccccccccccccccccccccccccccccccccccccccccccccccccccccccccccccccccccccccccccccctcccccccccccccgcctcccccccccccccccctccccccacccccccccccgcccaAAATGTCTCGAGTTGCGACACATAGGCTGTTTGCAGCACCTTCTTCGGGCCTCCGCGCCGTGGCCATTGCGCAAGCTGCGAATCGCTCCATTTACTTCCAGTCGCGATACTCAAGCTCCCTTCCTACGGTGGCCCAACTCGATTTCTGGAAGGGCCTCATCCCCAAGCCTTTCAGGTCCGAAGAGAAACTTACCGACGACCCCATGATCAAGCGAGTCAAGCCGAAGAGAAAGAAGGAATGGAACCCGGCCACGTTCTACATTGTCATTTTCCTCCTGATCGGCTCCATGTCCATCAACATGCTGTCGACGAAGCAGGCGTTCGAGGCGTTCTCTCGACAGGCAGATGTCCGCATCAGCGTCTTGCGGGAGGTGGTTGAGAAGCTACAGAGGGGCGAGACGGTTGACGTGGAGAAGGCGCTGGGTACGGGCGACGCTCAGAAGGAGTTGGACTGGGAGGAGTGTATGTTCTACAATTCACAAGCGCTGAAATCGCGTTGACGATGCTGACCACAAGTTTTTACTTAGTGCTAAGAGAGATTGAGCGAGAAGATGCGTCGCGACAAAAGAAGCAGGAAAAGGCACGGCAGGCGGAGGCGGCAacaacggcggcggcgagtaGCAAGGCCGAAGCACAACCAACAGCGGTAGTGCCCGAAGCCGCAAGGCCACCGGCGCGGGGCATGTCGAGCTTTTTTTAGTTATGCAAATGGCAACGCTTTGGATTGGTACAAATCGTGGTGGTCTATGACAACATATCTTTGAACACGCCATGGTTCTCTCTTGGCGCTCCTACGGTCCCAACCGGACCCGAGGCGGCCTTTTGCAGCTGGCGTAGCTGCTCTACCAGCGCGGGAAGCACGACGTCGGTGGACACTTCTGTCCGCACTCCCCGAACACCCGTGGGGTCCGGGTCTTCCACGGCGGAGATCTGGTCCTCGCCCCGTATGCCTCCGGTGTTCACCACCGCAATGGGCATGCCGCGGTCCAGCGCCATCTTGGCCAGCCGCCAGGCAGAGTACGTGGCAAGCGAAGTCCCCAATATGAGAAGCTTTCCGGCCCCGTCAATGGCCTCTTCGGCCGCCGTCTTGACGTCGCTCGGAATGCTCTCACCAAACATGACCACGGCGGGCTTCAATATGCCCCCGGAACTGGTGGATTTCCACGCACCATCGTGGTCGACTTCGACAACGTGCTTGGTCCCCTCAGGCGTGGACGGCGGCTTCGCGAGGCAGTGCGGGCAGGCCGGGTATCTAAAGGTGGTGTACGGCGCGCCTGGCAGATCCACGTCGCCGTCGGGGTTGGACTTAATGCCCTTGGCCTTGCGCTCGACAGGATTCTCCGTGTCGAGCGCCCCGGAAGCTAACGCTTCGACGAGGAAGGCTGCCCAGGCCGGGTTAAGCCTCGCAAGCTCATCCTGGAAGACGTCTCTGGGGTACTCGTTCCTGCAAGTTACACAGACTGTGGATCGTAGATAGCCGTGCAGCTCTAATGTTGGAATGTCAGGATGAGCTGTTGAGTGAAATGAATCAACGTTTTGCGTGATGACGCTCCGAATCAGGCCCATGCGGCCCAAATCTCGGATGGCATAGTGACCATGATTTGGCGACGCCTTGTGAAGCGACGTCCAACCCAAGAAACTCCTGGCCCAGTACCGTTTCCTCGCCTCGTGGTTGGCGAGGAACTCGTGGTAGTAGATTGGGCGGTACGTCTTGTTCACGCGATACGTGCCATTGACGCCTCGGTAGTCGGCGAGACCGCTGGAGACGGATAGGCCCGCCCCAGTCAGTACGACGGTCGACCTCGGCAGGCCCTTTGGAGGCGGGGCCGTGAAGAAGTTCTGGAGGGCCGCGACAGCACCGGGGATGGTATTTGCGGTGCTTGGACGGACTGTGGGAGGGGCCAAGAGTTCCGTGTAGGGAATGCGCATAAGAGGTTTGCGCATTGGGGCGATGATGTTGCGTTGTTGTGGTTGAGGTTGCGTAAGGCCTATTCGGGATGTGGGAGGGAATTCCGGAGCCGCTTAAGAGTCTCGGTCAAGGGGGGAAGGTAGCTCCGGGGGATGTACGTGGACGCGGCGGAGGCTCAGCAGAAAGAGGGAGGAGAATGTCTGGGAAAGGGGGTGGGAGGAACTGGTTATGTGGGCATGTTCACCCTGGCGTTGAATTTAAGAATAGAAGTGATCAAGGGACGGAAGGAGATTTCTGACAAGCGCGTGTTAATGGAAACGTTGCGACAGGCTCGAATTTCAAGCCGCATGGTTGAGTTGAAGGGGGCGATCTGATTATCAGTGGTCAATTCGTCATGATTCGGGGGGGAACCAGCATCCCAGCCGGGACTGCGAATCCACTGAACCCCACAAGATGACCAAGCCCAGTGTGGCTTGACTTGGTGGAGGCATCCGCTTAAGTAACATGGGTCCTTTAGAGGTTTTGCCTTGACACGGGCCACATCAGATGTCTGCGACAAGTGACCGTCCCCCGTCAGATTAGAGAGATGGATTCGTAGTCGTACGGAGTATCTGTAT from Colletotrichum lupini chromosome 2, complete sequence carries:
- a CDS encoding Sir2 family protein, producing the protein MRKPLMRIPYTELLAPPTVRPSTANTIPGAVAALQNFFTAPPPKGLPRSTVVLTGAGLSVSSGLADYRGVNGTYRVNKTYRPIYYHEFLANHEARKRYWARSFLGWTSLHKASPNHGHYAIRDLGRMGLIRSVITQNVDSFHSTAHPDIPTLELHGYLRSTVCVTCRNEYPRDVFQDELARLNPAWAAFLVEALASGALDTENPVERKAKGIKSNPDGDVDLPGAPYTTFRYPACPHCLAKPPSTPEGTKHVVEVDHDGAWKSTSSGGILKPAVVMFGESIPSDVKTAAEEAIDGAGKLLILGTSLATYSAWRLAKMALDRGMPIAVVNTGGIRGEDQISAVEDPDPTGVRGVRTEVSTDVVLPALVEQLRQLQKAASGPVGTVGAPRENHGVFKDMLS